ACAATAGCCGTTCTTTGCGGTCTTTTTGAGTGGTTTTGTGGAATGTACTGCGAGTGATATCCAGAAAACCAGAAAAACAGCCATGTTGTTAAGCCATGTTGTTTACCCTTCGGGAAAGCCGATGATACAGCATCTGCTGCGTTGTCAACGGATCGGCGTAAACGACTACAGCCTCGCCCTTGACGCCTTGCATCTGCAGCACCCTCGGCTTTTGCAACGTTAGGGTAAACCTGACAAGATCTCGCTTTTTGATGGGACAGTGTAGGAAGAAATCGACTTGTGCGTCAAGGAGGAAAGTATCGCCTGACACCACAGCATAAATCCCACAAACCAACAGGCTCTCAACATTTGACACGATCCTGGGTGTCGGCAAGATAACCTCTTGGCATTATTCGGGCTTTTTGCGAAACCATTAAAAGGATCTTGCTGGAAAGGACTCAATAATGTTATCACTAACAAAAATCTGATGAAGCCACGAGAAAACACAATTGAACAAGACAGCCAATTAGAGCTGGATTCCGGAAGAGGCTGGCTTATTACAGACGCCGTACAATGTCCCGGGCTCACCCGTGGCGCCGGGGAAATCCAAGGACTGGCAGAAGACGTTCGCAAGAGACTCGCCGTCTTTTCCTACAAACAGCACATGCCCTGTCTTTGGGTGGCCTTCCTTGGGGGAACAGGAACAGGAAAATCGACCATTTTTAATGCCTTTTGCGGGAAGCACTTGAGCGAGACAGGCGTGGAACGACCAAAAACCAGCGGTCCTATCGTTTACGCACATCAAGATTGCCCCATCGCAAATGGTTTCCCCTTCCCCTCAGTGCAAGTGGAACATCAGGCCTTCGAAGATTCCCGTTGCGGGCCGGCTACCGGAACGCCTGGTTGTCTACTCGTATTACAACACAACCGGCAAGACTGGTCTCATATCGTCGTGGTGGACACTCCGGACCTGGACAGTGTGGAAGTTGAGAATCGGCAGATTGCTGAAGACTTCTATCTATTGTCTGATGCGGTCGTGTTTGTGACAAGCCAGGAAAAGTACGCAGACGATGTGCCCTATCAATTCCTCTTAAGAGTCATACAAGAGGAAAAGCCCCTCTTTTTGCTGATCAACAAGGTCAACGAGAGGCTCACTCGGGAAGAGGTGCTAGGAGCGCTTGAGAGCCAGGGTGGCCAGACTGGAGCGCTTGATACGGCCCGGAGGATGTGGTTCATTGCCTATGCGTCCTCTCAACCTTTCCAATGGATCTCTGAAGATCCGGCATTCAGTGACTTCCTGCACAGTTTTTCACAGGAATTCCCAATAGAAGAAATCAGAGACTTCCGGGCAGCCCAACAAACAAGGCGAACCGGGGATTTAAAGATTCGGTTCCGCCGGCTTCTGGATCTCTTGGAGGAAGAAAACGGGGAAGCTCAAAGATGGTTGACACACCTTACGGCTCTTTATGAAAAGATATCCCAGGATCTAGTCAAAGAGGAAGAGAGGCGCTTTACAACAGAAAGCCGCCAACATCTGCAAACAGAAATCAGAAGGCTCTTCACCAAATACGATGTTTTGGCCAAACCCCGCCGATTCATAAGAGAACTCATTTTAACCCCCTTCCGGCTCCTTGGATTGCGCAAGGAAAGCGCTCATGGCGCTCATAAAGACGCGCTTCTAAAAGTCAGACGGAAAATCGACCTGACCCCTGTTCAGGGAGCAATTGAAAGATTCAATCGTCTGGTCCTTGAAGAGCTTTCACCCACCGATGAACACTCCCCGCTCTTCAGAAAGCTTCGCCAATCCGATGTGGCGCTCAAGGATGAAGAGATCAAGGACCGTATCTGGGAAGAACACGACCGGCTCGATGCATGGCTTGAGGAAACATTCCAAAAACTTTCAAAAGGCCTTCCAAGACACAAAAAGTGGGGCATTTACTCCACCTCCATCCTCTGGGGCCTCCTTATTCTGTCTTTTGAAATTGTCGTTGGAGGCGGCTTTACCGTACTGGATGCGGCCTTGGATTCTGTTCTTGCGCCCTTTGTGACAAAGGGGGCAGTGGAACTCTTTGCCTATCGTGAAATTCAAAAAATCGCCAGGAAACTTGCAAAGCGTTATCAAGAAGGACTTCTTTCCGTGTTGCGCCATCAGCGGGAGCGTTATGAACAGTGTGTTCGGTCCCTCATGACATCTCCGGAAACCCTGGAATCCCTGCAAAGATTGCATTGGAAAATTGGGGGATCATCTCCCGATTAGTTGTAGTTCATTAAGGCAAAATAAATGGGTTATCTCCAATTGAGCGGGCGTTATCCCAGAGGGTACAAGGGGTCAAGGATTCAAGGATTCAAGTGAAATGCTAAAAAATTACAAAGAGTTGAAAGTCTGGCAAAAGTCATACGAACTCTGTTTAGAGATATATAGAATAACAGCAAAATTTCCAAAGGAAGAAAGATACGGTCTAACTTCACAGATAAGAAGATCGGTTGTTTCCATTCCTTCAAATATAGCAGAAGGATATGGAAGAAAGACAACCATGGATTACATTAGGATGCTTTACATATCTTATGGTTCTGTTTGCGAATTGGAAACACAAATATTATTAGCAGGGGATTTAGATTTAATTGAAAAAGGTGAATCGGCTACACTAAACAAAGACATAGCGGAAATCGAAAGAATGTTGAAAGCGCTGATAAAGTCTTTAGAAAACAAGCCCTTGAATCCTTGACCCCTTGAATCCTTGGACCCTCTTCTCCAACTAAATTGGAGAAGAACTAAAATTGGAAACTAATGACACATCCTGTTCAGTCACTACAAAGGGAACTCGATCACGTCCTTGATCTTCTGGACCATGGTTCCTTTTACTCTCTTACCGCCGAAGAAGAGCAATCCCTGCGGGGGGATGCGAAGGCGCTTTCCCAAAAACTGGCCGCAACCGAAAGCAGTTTTCTTACGCTCGGGCTGCTGGGTGGAACCGGCGTGGGAAAATCCACCCTCATGAATGCCCTTGCCGGCTCTGAGATCGCCTCGACGAGCCATAGACGTCCTCACACAGATGAGGTGCTTATTTACAGGTATGTGGAAGCAAGGCCGCTTCCATCACTGTCTTTAACGGATGTTCCCTGGCGAGAGATCACGCACCAAGGCAGTGGCATCCGACAAATCCTGCTGTGCGACCTGCCCGACTTTGACAGCCTCATGGGTGAGCACCGCCAGCATGTGTCCCGATTTCTGGAGCACCTGGATGTTCTCGTCTGGGTCACTTCTCCGGAAAAATACGCTGATGGGCGCTTTTATGAATTTCTCCAGACAGCGCCCAAGGCCAAGCAGAATTTCTACTTTGTGCTGAACAAGTTGGACCTTTTCTTCCGGGACGAGGGCATGGAAAGGGGCTATGAGCAAATGGCCAGCGTGACTAAGCGCTTTCAGGAACACATCAAGGAAAACGGCATTGCCGAACCGCTTTTCTGGGCGCTTTCGGCCAAAGAGGCCCTGGATTCCGATCAACCGGCTCCCTGGAATCAGTTTCCGTCCTTCAGGCAACAGATTTTCCAGCAGCGGGACATCAAGCAGATCACGGCCATCAAGGCAGCCAATCTGGATGTGGAAGTCCAAGACCTTCTTTTGGCTTTTAAGAAAGAGGCGCTGAACCTGGAAGCCTTTGAAGGAATTCTTGAGGGTTCAATAAAGGAGCTCGAACAACAGCGTTCGCCGTGGATGAAAGGCGGCCGGCAAACGATTGATACTTGGCTGGAAAAGCATGTCAGCCAACAGATTCTCTCATGCCAGGGCGACCCCTCCCTGCTGGTGGGTCCAGGCTACGGTGTGGCCGTCCTTTTCCAGGGATTCCACAAACGATTTGCGGAAGAAAAACACATCCCCCGGTCGAGTCTTTCTCCCTTGATTCTCCCCGAGGCAATCAAGGTCTCTTTTCAAAGACGTGTCAAATGGGTGGCAGACCGGCTCAATCGTCGCATCCTTCGTCATAACCTCCCCGCGTCATTCCAGGAAGGACTCCAAGACATCCTTAACGTGCCAAAAAAACTTGAAGACCTGGAGGGCCGCCTCACAAGCCTTGTGTCATTGCTGATAGCCAAACCGTCTTTGCCTTCTTTCTGGGGATTCAGGGCACTGCAATTCATGATTTATGCGTTGCTTCTGACCTTTTTTCTCTTGGCTATCGGAGGCGAGACAGCCTGGTTGCAGGTCCTTGACGCCCCCGGCGGGAACAGCGTGGTCCGTCTTCTTCTCTCTGGGATCTCCACGCTTTTCAGCGCCAAAGGACTTGCCGCCCTGGGAAGCTACGCACTCATCAACTTGTTCTTTGCTTTTCGCTTTTACCGCCGCTACCGGACACTCTTGCAGAAGGCCGCCGACAAAA
The sequence above is a segment of the Deltaproteobacteria bacterium genome. Coding sequences within it:
- a CDS encoding GTPase domain-containing protein gives rise to the protein MKPRENTIEQDSQLELDSGRGWLITDAVQCPGLTRGAGEIQGLAEDVRKRLAVFSYKQHMPCLWVAFLGGTGTGKSTIFNAFCGKHLSETGVERPKTSGPIVYAHQDCPIANGFPFPSVQVEHQAFEDSRCGPATGTPGCLLVLQHNRQDWSHIVVVDTPDLDSVEVENRQIAEDFYLLSDAVVFVTSQEKYADDVPYQFLLRVIQEEKPLFLLINKVNERLTREEVLGALESQGGQTGALDTARRMWFIAYASSQPFQWISEDPAFSDFLHSFSQEFPIEEIRDFRAAQQTRRTGDLKIRFRRLLDLLEEENGEAQRWLTHLTALYEKISQDLVKEEERRFTTESRQHLQTEIRRLFTKYDVLAKPRRFIRELILTPFRLLGLRKESAHGAHKDALLKVRRKIDLTPVQGAIERFNRLVLEELSPTDEHSPLFRKLRQSDVALKDEEIKDRIWEEHDRLDAWLEETFQKLSKGLPRHKKWGIYSTSILWGLLILSFEIVVGGGFTVLDAALDSVLAPFVTKGAVELFAYREIQKIARKLAKRYQEGLLSVLRHQRERYEQCVRSLMTSPETLESLQRLHWKIGGSSPD
- a CDS encoding four helix bundle protein; translated protein: MLKNYKELKVWQKSYELCLEIYRITAKFPKEERYGLTSQIRRSVVSIPSNIAEGYGRKTTMDYIRMLYISYGSVCELETQILLAGDLDLIEKGESATLNKDIAEIERMLKALIKSLENKPLNP
- a CDS encoding 50S ribosome-binding GTPase, with protein sequence MTHPVQSLQRELDHVLDLLDHGSFYSLTAEEEQSLRGDAKALSQKLAATESSFLTLGLLGGTGVGKSTLMNALAGSEIASTSHRRPHTDEVLIYRYVEARPLPSLSLTDVPWREITHQGSGIRQILLCDLPDFDSLMGEHRQHVSRFLEHLDVLVWVTSPEKYADGRFYEFLQTAPKAKQNFYFVLNKLDLFFRDEGMERGYEQMASVTKRFQEHIKENGIAEPLFWALSAKEALDSDQPAPWNQFPSFRQQIFQQRDIKQITAIKAANLDVEVQDLLLAFKKEALNLEAFEGILEGSIKELEQQRSPWMKGGRQTIDTWLEKHVSQQILSCQGDPSLLVGPGYGVAVLFQGFHKRFAEEKHIPRSSLSPLILPEAIKVSFQRRVKWVADRLNRRILRHNLPASFQEGLQDILNVPKKLEDLEGRLTSLVSLLIAKPSLPSFWGFRALQFMIYALLLTFFLLAIGGETAWLQVLDAPGGNSVVRLLLSGISTLFSAKGLAALGSYALINLFFAFRFYRRYRTLLQKAADKMIESLKVGLGKVWEEELDTVIGDLNEFRENIRSKASAVSALTQERKKI